A single genomic interval of Peribacillus sp. FSL H8-0477 harbors:
- a CDS encoding Gfo/Idh/MocA family protein has protein sequence MRIAIIGLGDIAKKAYLPVLSQKEGIELVLCTRNAATLDELARKYKIKESVQTVEQLLQKNITAAFVSTATEAHFETAEQLLKNGIHVYIDKPISMNINETQKIVNLSKESGKIAMVGFNRRFIPRVSELRNSGKPSLIIMQKNRFASPDIIRRFVVEDFIHVVDTLRYLMNTTVLDVKVEYLKTGDKLDHLVIQLIGDGCTALGIMNRNGGVTEEIIEYNAGHDKYVVSSLVETTHFHDKEMSISKFGDWEPTLYKRGFYQLVDHFIECVEHNKTPDPSIEDSLLTHEICERIVTYIEAESGK, from the coding sequence ATGAGAATAGCTATTATTGGATTAGGTGATATTGCTAAGAAAGCCTATCTGCCTGTCCTTTCTCAAAAAGAAGGAATTGAACTAGTACTGTGTACAAGAAATGCAGCCACATTAGACGAATTAGCAAGAAAGTATAAGATTAAAGAAAGTGTTCAAACGGTAGAACAACTTCTACAAAAGAACATTACGGCAGCTTTTGTGAGTACGGCTACAGAAGCACATTTTGAAACTGCAGAACAGTTACTTAAGAATGGAATACATGTATACATAGACAAGCCTATCTCCATGAATATAAATGAAACACAAAAAATCGTTAATCTCTCAAAAGAAAGCGGAAAAATCGCCATGGTTGGCTTTAATCGGCGATTTATTCCAAGGGTCAGCGAACTGAGAAACAGCGGCAAACCAAGCTTGATTATCATGCAAAAAAATCGATTTGCGTCTCCAGATATTATAAGACGCTTTGTGGTAGAGGACTTTATCCATGTGGTGGATACCCTCAGATATTTAATGAATACCACCGTTTTGGATGTAAAAGTAGAATACTTAAAAACAGGTGACAAGCTCGATCACTTAGTCATACAGCTTATTGGAGATGGGTGTACCGCTTTAGGAATAATGAACCGCAACGGAGGTGTTACGGAAGAAATAATCGAATATAATGCAGGGCATGACAAATATGTCGTAAGTAGTCTAGTCGAAACCACCCATTTTCATGATAAAGAAATGAGTATTTCAAAGTTTGGAGATTGGGAGCCGACTTTGTACAAACGCGGCTTCTACCAGTTGGTCGATCATTTTATTGAATGTGTGGAGCATAATAAGACTCCAGATCCCTCTATAGAAGACTCTCTCCTAACGCATGAGATCTGTGAACGGATTGTTACCTATATTGAAGCAGAGTCTGGAAAATAA
- the rlmH gene encoding 23S rRNA (pseudouridine(1915)-N(3))-methyltransferase RlmH → MNITIITVGKLKEKYLKQGIEEYLKRLSAYAKIDMIELADEKAPETLSDIEMEQIKEKEGQRILSKIHPDAHVIALAIEGKLKSSEELAETIDKLATYGTSKICFIIGGSLGLSKEVMKRADEALSFSRMTFPHQLMRLILVEQVYRAYRINRGEPYHK, encoded by the coding sequence ATGAATATTACCATTATTACCGTTGGAAAATTGAAAGAAAAGTACTTAAAACAAGGAATCGAAGAGTATCTTAAGCGACTTTCTGCTTACGCAAAAATCGATATGATTGAACTGGCTGATGAAAAAGCGCCAGAAACACTCAGCGACATAGAAATGGAACAAATTAAAGAAAAAGAAGGACAGCGTATTCTCTCAAAAATCCACCCAGATGCCCACGTTATTGCTTTAGCTATCGAAGGCAAATTAAAGTCCTCGGAGGAACTTGCCGAAACAATTGATAAACTAGCCACTTATGGTACAAGCAAAATTTGCTTCATCATAGGTGGTTCACTTGGTCTTAGCAAAGAGGTCATGAAACGGGCAGATGAAGCGCTGTCGTTTTCCAGAATGACCTTCCCGCATCAGTTAATGAGATTGATTCTTGTGGAACAGGTGTATCGTGCGTACCGGATCAATCGGGGAGAACCGTATCATAAGTAA
- a CDS encoding FAD-dependent oxidoreductase, whose protein sequence is MAWDYEYDVVVVGSGAAGFSAAITAKKEGLRTLLIEKEKHFGGASALSGGGVWIPNNKYLVEAGAADSYEESKLYLDSTVGDLIGDNIKETYLKKGIEMLDYMHNIGPHMRFSYAKNYSDYYPTHPGGKGQGRSIEPKVIDLNTLQDWKSMLLPPSMDTKGFVMTGQDFVKVNMITRTWAGKRASVTLGWRLIKHKVFKKDYASLGRALIARLALTYKDLSGEIWLESPFIDFIYENDQVTGLTVNKNGKQVTIKINKGLIFGSGGFSRDQEKRDKFLPSPQNVEWTSSPKGQTGDIIEPFAKLHAQFGLMDRVWGAPTVINHLGMPFFLVADRGLPNMIIVDQDGNRYINEPTPYHEFIDKMYEHNEKTGGKAITSWIILDARAKKRYLFTGLFPGQDFPKEYYEHGVVLKGNTVEELEKKLTIPKGNLVKTMDRFNEFARNGEDLDFHRGENTHDKYYGDPTLPNPNLLEINEAPYYAMKVYPGDIGTKGGVVTDEFARVVKEDGTIFNNVYACGNCSASIMGHSYPGPGATLGPGMTFGFIASIHCKDKV, encoded by the coding sequence ATGGCTTGGGATTATGAGTATGACGTTGTTGTTGTCGGTTCTGGTGCAGCAGGTTTTTCGGCCGCAATCACAGCAAAAAAAGAAGGGTTACGAACGCTATTAATTGAAAAAGAAAAACACTTTGGCGGTGCTTCTGCTTTATCAGGCGGCGGTGTTTGGATTCCGAATAACAAATACTTAGTTGAAGCTGGTGCTGCTGATAGTTATGAGGAATCTAAATTATATTTAGATTCTACAGTTGGTGATTTAATAGGTGATAACATTAAAGAGACCTATTTAAAAAAGGGAATTGAAATGTTGGATTATATGCACAACATAGGACCGCACATGAGATTTTCCTATGCGAAAAATTACTCTGACTATTACCCAACGCATCCAGGCGGCAAAGGGCAAGGCCGGTCAATTGAGCCTAAAGTAATTGATTTAAATACATTACAAGATTGGAAGAGTATGCTTCTTCCTCCTTCGATGGATACAAAGGGTTTCGTTATGACAGGACAAGATTTCGTTAAAGTAAATATGATTACTAGAACCTGGGCTGGAAAAAGAGCTTCTGTCACACTGGGGTGGCGATTAATTAAGCACAAAGTATTTAAAAAAGATTACGCCTCTTTAGGAAGAGCTTTAATCGCCAGGTTGGCTTTAACGTACAAGGATTTAAGCGGTGAAATTTGGCTTGAATCACCCTTTATTGATTTTATTTATGAAAACGATCAAGTAACGGGTCTAACCGTAAATAAAAATGGTAAGCAAGTAACCATTAAAATCAATAAAGGTCTTATATTTGGTTCAGGCGGATTCTCAAGAGATCAAGAAAAGCGAGATAAATTTCTTCCAAGTCCACAAAACGTCGAGTGGACAAGTTCGCCAAAAGGTCAAACTGGAGATATTATTGAACCGTTCGCAAAACTACATGCTCAGTTTGGATTGATGGACAGAGTTTGGGGTGCACCTACTGTCATTAATCATTTAGGAATGCCCTTCTTTTTAGTTGCTGATAGAGGTCTTCCGAATATGATCATTGTGGACCAAGACGGAAACAGATATATTAATGAGCCGACTCCATACCATGAGTTCATTGATAAAATGTATGAACATAATGAAAAAACAGGCGGTAAAGCCATTACATCTTGGATTATTTTAGATGCAAGAGCTAAGAAAAGATATCTATTTACTGGTTTATTTCCAGGTCAGGATTTTCCTAAAGAATACTATGAGCATGGTGTTGTTCTGAAAGGCAACACAGTCGAAGAATTAGAAAAGAAATTAACGATTCCAAAGGGAAATCTAGTAAAAACAATGGACAGATTCAATGAATTTGCTCGAAATGGGGAAGATTTAGACTTCCATCGAGGAGAAAATACACATGACAAATATTACGGTGATCCTACTTTACCGAATCCGAATTTACTCGAAATCAATGAGGCCCCCTATTATGCCATGAAAGTTTATCCAGGCGATATTGGAACAAAAGGCGGTGTAGTTACGGACGAATTCGCGAGAGTCGTAAAAGAAGACGGAACTATATTTAATAATGTATATGCTTGTGGAAATTGTTCAGCATCAATTATGGGCCATTCATATCCCGGACCTGGGGCAACGCTAGGACCCGGCATGACCTTTGGTTTCATAGCTTCTATACACTGTAAAGATAAGGTATAA
- a CDS encoding DUF2628 domain-containing protein has product MKVKLKSTAGLTKEVKIGFSWTTFFFGFFPALFRGDLKWAIIMLIVELVLGSFTLGIGAWVSGVVFSFVYNKIYIKELIEKGYIPANEHAQSQLEQSQILAPTA; this is encoded by the coding sequence TTGAAAGTAAAATTAAAAAGTACAGCTGGATTAACAAAGGAAGTTAAGATTGGTTTCAGTTGGACTACTTTCTTTTTCGGGTTTTTCCCCGCATTATTCCGCGGCGATTTAAAGTGGGCTATAATCATGTTAATTGTTGAATTAGTTCTAGGCTCATTTACATTAGGAATAGGTGCTTGGGTAAGTGGTGTAGTCTTCTCCTTTGTCTACAATAAAATATACATAAAAGAGCTAATTGAAAAAGGTTATATTCCTGCCAATGAACACGCTCAATCTCAGTTGGAACAAAGCCAGATATTAGCACCAACAGCTTAA